Proteins found in one Fibrobacter succinogenes genomic segment:
- the rpsL gene encoding 30S ribosomal protein S12, whose translation MPTIQQLVRNGREQISNRTASVALKSCPQKRGVCTRVYTSTPKKPNSALRKIARVRLSNKMEVTAYIPGEGHNLQEHSIVLIRGGRVKDVPGVRYHIIRGTLDTQAVNGRQNGRSKYGVKKKGAAPAKK comes from the coding sequence GTGCCAACTATTCAACAGCTCGTCCGTAACGGACGTGAACAGATCAGCAACAGGACCGCTTCCGTAGCTTTGAAGTCCTGCCCCCAGAAGCGCGGCGTTTGCACCCGTGTTTACACCAGCACCCCGAAGAAGCCGAACTCTGCTCTTCGTAAGATCGCTCGTGTGCGCCTTTCCAACAAGATGGAAGTTACCGCTTACATCCCGGGTGAAGGCCACAACCTCCAGGAACACTCCATCGTGCTCATCCGCGGTGGTCGTGTGAAGGACGTTCCGGGTGTTCGCTACCACATCATCCGTGGTACGCTTGATACTCAGGCAGTCAACGGCCGTCAGAACGGCCGCTCCAAGTACGGTGTTAAGAAGAAAGGTGCCGCTCCGGCCAAGAAGTAA